The sequence caacacacacacagacatgcaatgcCAACAAACGCTACCTTCTGGATTTGAATATTTTAACAAGGCTGATTGGTTGACGACTTCACAATCTTTTCTGTGTGAACATAAAAGAGATTGACTGACGACAATTTTCGGAGGTGTTAAATACTAATCGGCAGGCAAACATTTGACAGTCCTTATGGTGTGTTTGAGCTGTAAGGGATATTACCATCTCTGCCCAAATATCTGTATATGAAACTGCTCAAATGTGAGGTGCAGCAGAGGAGctgtaggaggatgggctcattgtaatgtctggaatggaatcaatggaacattacaatgaacccgtCCTCCTATAtctcttcccaccagcctcctctggtgtggtGCGCATGTTAGAACGTCAACTGCGTTTTGGAACATTCTGCATAGGTCTACAGCTTTGCTCATGCccataaaatgtgaagaaataatcgTTTTTTGAACGTAAACATTTTCATCTGTTTCATCAGCCTTATGAATTGGTACAGTGTTAACCTCCACTACACAACTTTGATACGCATCAGTGGTGgttaacctgttaaggctgggggcgctgttgtcactatttatgctaatcgtgtaatttttgaaacggcttcctacaaaattctagatcgtacaatatgcatattattattattattggatagaaaacagtctatagtttctataggagttgaaattttgtctctaagtggaacagaacccattctacagcaatttccctgacatggagtcagatttcagaaattttgtccactgttctggagtcagttttaagcccactgttattcctatgagtatacggacactgcttacgtcttcccctggatgcctttacgtgatgacgatttgaatggggtcgattgcgcgttcacaggcactataaattaaaaaaccctgtaggtaggagttcctttccagctgcgtcatgcgcgtggaggacagacctgctatttttccaagcgttagtttagcctgttatatttctctggtcatgtttttactcgttataggagttaaaaacatcataaggtagttaatttaaagcgttttatagcaatttatatccgtttagtgcgattttgggacatttatttctgaaacgctgtgaatcgctgggcacgcttccagttcatcccgaacgcagttggcatttccacatggcaagaggacagctttccaccaaaagacgattagacccaagaaaggatcctttgcccaagatactgatggaagaacagctcaaagtaggacatttttattatgataaatcgtgtttctgtcgaaaaatgttagtggcttaggacgccatgttttttgacgtagcttcgcttggcgcaaactgtattgaaaagtaaggataatttaaaaaatgtaattccgcgattgtgttaagaattaaattgtctatcaatcgctgtccaccctatattttttagtcacgtttatgagtatttatgtatacgagtagatcactgtctaatatggcgcacggacattttctcaccagctgggctacttttgtcattgtgtaaccatgattttggtggctaaatatgcacattttcgaacaaactgtatatgtatgttgtaatgtgatgttacaggggtgtcatctgaagaattctgagaaggttagtgaaaaaaataatatattttggcgatgtttacgttatggctctctttggctagaatcaataatggggtaatgtttgcacatgtgctatgctaatataacgatttattgtgttttcgctgtaagacacttagaaaatctgaaatattgtctgtattcacaggatctgtgtctttcgattagtgtatgctgtgtatttttacgaaatgtttgatgattagtaagtaggtaaacacgttgctctatgtagttattctagtccatttgtgacggtgggtgcaattgtaacttaacctgttggggatgggggcgctgtttagactatttatgctaatttggctaattttttaaacggcttcccacaaaatccttgatcgtacaatatgcatattattattattattggatagaaaacagtctatagtttctataggagttgaaattttgtctctaagtggaacagagcccattctacagcaatttccctgacatggagtcagatttgagaaatgttggccactcttctgaagtcagttataagggcactgtcgttgctatgactatacggacacttcttacgtcttcccctggatgcctttacgtgatgacgattccaacggggtcgattgcgcgttcacaggccctacaaatgaaaaaaccctgaagctagtcattctttgggagctgcgtcatgagcctagaggacaccggcgcgcacctgttccaagcgttagtttagcctgttatatttctccggtcatcttttcactcgttataggagttaaaaacatcataaggtagttaatttaaagcgttttatagcaatttatatccgtttagtgcgattttgggacatttatttttgcaacgatgtgaaaagttgggcacgcttttcagttcatcccgaacgcagttgacatttccacatggcaagaggacagctttccaccaaaagacgatttctcccaagaaaggatcctttgcccaagatactgatggaagaacagctcaaggtaggacatttttattatgataaatcgtgtttctgtcgaaacattttagtggcttaggacgccatgttttttgacgtagcttcgcttggcgcaaactgtattgaaaagtaaggataaattaaaaaatgtaataacgcaattgtattaagaattaaattgtctatcaatccctgtccaccctatattttttagtcacgtttatgagtatttatgtataagagtagatcactgtctaagtggcgcaaggactttttctttaccagcttgtctacatttcacattgtctaaccatgattttggtggctaaatataaacattttcgatcaaactgtatatgcatgttgtaatgtgatgttacaggagtgtcatcggaagaattctgagaaggttagtgaaaaaattaatatcttttggcgatgttgacttttatcgctcactttggctagaatcaatgctgggctgctaattgctatgtgctaagctaatataacgatttattgtgttttcgctgtaagacacttagaaaatctgaaatattgtctgtattcacaggatctgtgtctttcgattcgtgtatgctgtgtatttttacgaaatgtttgatgattagtagttaggtaaacacgttgctcattgtaattattctagtccatttgtgatggtgggtgcaattgtaaactatgccatctacctgaaatatgcacttttttctaacaaaacctatcccataccataaatatgttatcagactgtcatctgatgagtttttttgttggttaggggctataaatatcttagtttagccgaattggtgatagctactgttgttggtggacaaagaaaaatggtggattatgctaatgtgtttttagctaatagatttacatctttacatattgtgtcttccctgtaaaacattttaaaaatcggacatgttggctggattcacaagatctgtgtctttcattagctgtattggactttaatgtgtgaaagttaaatatttaaaaaaaaaaaaattttgaatttcgcggctctgccttttcagtgggggtggggggggttgccgctagcggcactctagTCCCAGACAGGTTAAGAAATGATCAAATGAAATGTCCACTGAAAACAAGGTGGTATACCTGCGTATAGCCTCCATTACACCACTGACTGTACGATTTGAGAAGGGTACTCCTCCCTCACTGCTTTTGCCCGTTCAAATCACCAACCGGTGCACCGCGGCTCAGGTTAGTAAAACTCCCTCACAGGCTATATTTACAAAGGcaccccaattctgatatttttttcactaattcatcttttgaccaatcagctctgaaaaagttctgatgtgaaaagatctggcgtgaaagatctgatgtgattggtcaaaaggtaAATacgtggaaaaaatatcagaattgggctgcctgtgtaacacAGCCATTGGCCACTTTCTACAGCTAATGTGAGGCGACGCaacaaccaatggttgcgtgccacatCATCAATTGTGTCATCGACTGACTTCTGTCTGGTCCCAGCCAcacaggctgtgtttacacagggaggccaattctgatcttttgccccaCGTTATGGGCAAaaaagctgatctgattggtgaaAAGACCAATTAGCGGGAAAAAGATCCGAATTTGGCAGCTACAGACGCATGAACATGTATGAAATTGAATATGTGTTCAATTGTCTGTTTTTCTGTAAATTGTTGAACTgaatttgttttttttcttttgtCGTCCAATCACGTCAACGGATgactcctgttgaaaaacaattggcTCAGTCCAGAATGGGTGGGTAGAGTTCACTCTTTAAATCCGTCGGATTGGTCCATGATGTGCGAACTCCAACCTCCAGCACACCAGTGCACACCAGCTGAATGAAAACCAGAGCACCTAATCGCAATGGGGAAATTGAACCATTTGAAATGAAGttaattggctgacagctgtaCATAATTAGCCACCCAGGTTAGAAGGGTCTGGGATTCCTTTATGAGGTGCAACCAAAACAGCTGTTAGAAATAGCAACAGGGATATTCTGGCAGGGtgtctggctagcattagttctAAATACTGTTGTGGTTTTGATCACTAATATGGCTGTGACTTTTGGACTCTCTTTGAGGTTAGTTTTTCAACGTATTTATTTGTTTGGTGTACCTTTCTCTAATATTTTTCACTGGTTATTTATGGTCAACTGTCTGTTTTGTAGTGTTTCTTGGATTTGTTGCCTGCTAATTGGAGGGATAACGTGTTTTACCCTTCAAGGTGTGTTTTGGTTTACCCTACTTCAGTTCATATTACTATAGTTCCGATAGCTAATGGCTGTGATTTTAACAACCGGTTTTTTCTTTGTTTCCTAGGTAACGCTTATGGGCATCCTGCCTCCACTGGAACTGAACCAACTGGAGCCCATGCCCAAGCGAGTGTGGTGTCTGTTCCAAATGCTAAAGCTACTGGTTACAATAGCTCGGCAAATGTGACGTCGAGTCGAATTGCCACTCTTGAAGCGACCGGCCCCAGCACCTCAGCAGAAGCGACCGGCCCCAGCGCCTCAGCAGAAGCGACCGGCCCCAGCGCCTCAGCAGAAGCGACCGGCCCCAGCGCCTCAGCAGAAGCGACCGGCCCCAGCGCCTCAGCAGAAGCGACCGGCCCCAGCGCCTCAGCAGAAGCGACCGGCCCCAGCGCCTCAGCAGAAGCGACCGGCCCCAGCGCCTCAGCAGAAGCGACCGGCCCCAGCGCCTCAGCAGAAGCGACCGGCCCCAGCGCCTCAGCAGAAGCGACCGGCCCCAGCGCCTCAGCAGAAGCGACCGGCCCCAGCGCCTCAGCAGAAGCGACCGGCCCCAGCGCCTCAGCAGAAGCGACCGGCCCCAGCGCCTCAGCAGAAGCGACCGGCCCCAGCGCCTCAGCAGAAGCGACCGGCCCCAGCGCCTCAGCAGAAGCGACCGGCCCCAGCGCCTCAGCAGAAGCGACCGGCCCCAGCGCCTCAGCAGAAGCGACCGGCCCCAGCGCCTCAGCAGAAGCGACCGGCCCCAGCGCCTCAGCAGAAGCGACCGGCCCCAGCGCCTCAGCAGAAGCGACCGGCCCCAGCGCCTCAGCAGAAGCGACCGTCCTTGAACAGACGGCCCGACCCCTCAACAAGCTAGATAGGGAGATCATAATTTTGTTTGCCCAACTTCTTAATCGTCTTTCCCCTGTTACAGTGCCTCCTTTTGAAGAAAAGGGCAAAGGTAACTGAGGTGGGGTAATGTGCCGACTAATGCACTTGTTTGAAATTAGGTTCTCCTTCACTTGCGTATCGTCATGCAAATGGTTTTACATGGGTGGACACTACATTGGTAGAATTTGTTTTTATAACCATACGACTAAAATTGACATCTGATTTGGCGATATTGCTGACACACTTTTAGGTTCTACGGTTATGCTTTTGATTTAGCCTGGTGTTCCTGCTACTCTTGCATGATTTGCTCAATAAACCATTTGACTTTCTAAATACCTCTTCCTTCAAATATGTTCTCTTCTGCCTACCATGTGCTTTCTGTTTGGGAACAGACTGGGTCTGGAGTAAAAGGGAATGTGGTTCACAACACTGTTGTAAACAGATTTGTTTACCTTTGTTACTGTAGTTCAAATGCTAAGGTTCTCTAACTTGTCTGTAGCGCTCAATGTTTACCTGTTACCATAGGTGCCTAAAGAATGTGAATGCAGTTTACCTCATCGTCCCATTGCCTGTCACTAACCTGTCCCACGGACACTAAAGTTTCTCCTTGACCTTATTCAGAAACATTAAAACAAATTTACACGTTTTGCCTGTTCTACAATGTTGGTCTGGCCAGACCCATGGCTGCAATTGTATATGCATTAATCACTTTCAGCTGTAAGATGTACTAAAATTGTCTATCAGACATTCCTTATTTTAACTCAGTGTGGTTGTGTGCACAATCCATTTCTACCTGACACCAATGAGGTTGCTCTTGCAGAAGTTCCTGGCAAACCTTTTTGTTTTATGACAAGAAACACAAGGGGTAACAATGTATTAGAACCAGAAggacaatacagcatcaagacactatcaaacataTCAGTCTTTCCACAAAGCCATTATGTGTGAGGGTGCGTGTGCATAATAGTGATACAAAATATGTCAGTTTCCTTTTCATCACAATCTTGtgaaacccgaaccctccaatttcccccccccccccccacagttccccaatagctgtccctcaaccatttgtTAATTTTAACTGAAAAGCACAAAGTCTTGAACCTTGCTATTTATATACTgaatcaactcatacaccctgtaccatggaaacggtacatcaaaaatctcttcccaactattttgcaatctgtatggcacagttgtcaacatcctggtcctcaaatgaaactggtatactttcctatttatgctatttgtattcctctgccagttttgatcctttatattgggctgACAGACCAGTTCCATACCTCCTGCCGCTGCCACCCGCCTCCATTTTGgggcaatgctgtaatcaattgattgtactcttggattgagcagaccttcccgtacaattctgataactccatgaaggacataactctaccattacaATTATTtatatcatttaagaacaaaatactcTTTTTGAATAAATACCCAAAATTccctttcccataaatacaggtattttatcaaccagcacatttgagttcagccataatatttgtaatatttgttatattttttcagggggatgaaattgaaattgtagccagctctgcaatgcttgtttgaaaaagacagatactgtatcattctgctgaggacctgccttacacaggcctacaagccctcagtccagcctctctgtctattgcggacagtctgagcactgatgtagggattgtgcgttcctggtgtaaatcGGGCAGTTGTTGCAATCCCTGTACCTGTACCGCagatgtgatgtttggatgtaccgatcctgtgcaggtgttatacgtggtctgccactgcgagaacgatcagctgtccgtcctgtctccctgtagcgctgtcttaggcctctcacagtacggacattgcactcttttgccctggccacatttgcagtcctcatgcctccttgcagcatcccTAAGGCAAGTTGTTCATTGAAcaggcatgggaaacagtgtttacaccctttgcaatgaagatctgtgaagttattttgatttttaccaAATCtcttgaaagacagggtcctgaaaaagtgattttttttttttttactgagtttagTTTTAAGGCGTCATGACTCTATTGACTTAGGATCCAATGCAAATGGATCGGGCCGGTTTCAACACCTTTAAACTCTGTCATAAACTAGGCAAGGGAATCTCCCTCTTGCTCTTCAGTATTTGATTATATGCTGTTCATATTATTGCAAAATTactgttctttaaaaaaaaagatttctCACAAAAAACAACTATATCTGTCAATGGAGCACTGAGCTTTTTATGTTCATCgccttttacatttaattcaTGTTAAATTAGCTTTTTTGAGACTCGCGGAAACAACTTTGAGGAAAACCACCACAATGTGTACATGATGTGAGAAAGCTGCACCGCTCTGTCAACAGTCCAATGCTTATTATTGGACTTATTAGGTACAGTGGGTGAACACCCTATACTGTGCAAATAGGCATACTattgacattttttaaatgtacattttaaTTTTCATGTTTTTTCCCTCAAAATCAAACAAGAACATGGGATGTTTTAAGTACAGAAAAATCAGTAGAGCACCTTTTAAGATCTGGGAATGGGAAAAATCTATGAAAATTTCATTTTTTGTGTAGTTGTCCTTTAATTCATGTGTGCAgacacctagcactgttgttgggttagcagtgtttctgtagcacaggcacctagcactgttgttgggttagcagtgtttctgtagcacaggcacctagcactgttgttgggttagctgtgtttctgtagcacaggcacctagcactgttgttgggttagctgtgtttctgtagtacaggcacctagtacTGTTGTTGAGttagctgtgtttctgtagtacaggcacctagcactgttgttgggttagcagtgtttctgtagcacaggcACCTAGTACTGTTGTTGGGttagctgtgtttctgtagtacaggcacctagtactgttgttgggttagcagtgtttctgtagcacaggcacctagcactgttgttgagttagctgtgtttctgtagtacaggcacctagcactgttgttgggttagcagtgtttctgtagtacaggcacctagcactgttgttgagTTAGCAgggtttctgtagtacaggcacctagcactgttgagttagcagtgtttctgtagtacaggcacctagcactgttgttgggTTAGCAGTATTTTTGTagcacaggcacctagcactgttgttgggttagcagtgtttctgtagtacaggcacctagcactgtcATTGGGTTAGCAGTGTTTGTGTAGCACACATGAGATGGAGTTGTAAAACAAAAGGCCACAGGATTGTTGCAAGTtgtcatgatatcattctgacaGGTCAATCTGATAGGCTACTTCTTAGCTGGTTAACATTTAATAGAAGGTTttggggaaagcctttccatctatcaGAAGACAGCTAGGTCTATCATTACCATAGCTATattgtttgaaacctggaccATTTTTCTTCATATGAGTCATGTCTTACcgtgcttcaaagtagccaagcCAAAATACTACCATAGAAATGTTGAGGAAAATATTTTATAAACTCTTATGTGCTCCATTATTGTTCAAATCAACTTTCTTTCTATGTTTAGCATTCATAGTCTGAGT comes from Salvelinus fontinalis isolate EN_2023a unplaced genomic scaffold, ASM2944872v1 scaffold_1197, whole genome shotgun sequence and encodes:
- the LOC129848811 gene encoding autotransporter adhesin BpaC-like; this encodes MAVTFGLSLSVSWICCLLIGGITCFTLQGNAYGHPASTGTEPTGAHAQASVVSVPNAKATGYNSSANVTSSRIATLEATGPSTSAEATGPSASAEATGPSASAEATGPSASAEATGPSASAEATGPSASAEATGPSASAEATGPSASAEATGPSASAEATGPSASAEATGPSASAEATGPSASAEATGPSASAEATGPSASAEATGPSASAEATGPSASAEATGPSASAEATGPSASAEATGPSASAEATGPSASAEATGPSASAEATGPSASAEATVLEQTARPLNKLDREIIILFAQLLNRLSPVTVPPFEEKGKGN